One region of Daphnia pulicaria isolate SC F1-1A chromosome 7, SC_F0-13Bv2, whole genome shotgun sequence genomic DNA includes:
- the LOC124349564 gene encoding moesin/ezrin/radixin homolog 1-like, which translates to MPKSVNVRVTTMDAELEFAIQPTTTGKQLFDQVVKTIGLREIWFFGLQYTDSKSYSTWLKLNKKVLNQDVKKESPLQFKFRAKFYPEDVAEELIQDITVRLFYLQVKNAILTDDIYCPPETSVLLASYAVQAKYGDHDKELHSSGYLANDRLLPQRVMYQHNLTRKQWNMRIFTWHAEHGGMLREDAMMEYLKVAQDLEMYGVNYFEIKNKKGTQLWLGVDALGLNIYEKDDKLTPKIGFPWSEIRNISFNDRKFVIKPIDKKAPDFVFFAPCSRINKRILALCMGNHELYMRRRKPDTIEVQQMKAQAQEERRSKMKERRSKMKEREKLQREIQAREMAERKQQEYADRLKSMQEEVECRQRKLLEAQETIRRLEGQLRQLLKAKEELEVSQKELHNMMKRLNEAKEMVEKIKLEEEICAKQVEVQRIAEEVQHKDDETRRLQEEVEEARRRQEEAAAALIAATTTSQHQHVNEGDHDEGEDEDEDTPNGDISAGNDLISESDINSIRDPVEDRLTLAEKNERLQNQLKMLKKDLAGTKDETKETAMDRLHKENVKQGRDKYKTLREIRKGNTKRRVDQFDFI; encoded by the exons GTCAATGTTCGGGTGACGACGATGGACGCCGAGCTGGAATTTGCCATCCAGCCGACGACAACGGGCAAACAGCTGTTTGACCAAGTTGTCAAGACAATCGGTCTCCGCGAAATCTGGTTCTTTGGACTCCAGTATACCGACAGCAAGAGTTATTCGACATGGCTGAAGCTCAACAAGAAG GTGCTGAATCAAGATGTCAAGAAGGAGAGTCCGCTGCAGTTCAAATTCAGGGCCAAGTTCTACCCGGAAGATGTGGCTGAGGAATTGATTCAAGACATTACGGTGCGGCTCTTTTACCTGCAGGTCAAGAATGCCATCTTGACGGACGACATTTATTGCCCGCCCGAGACGTCGGTCCTACTCGCCTCGTATGCCGTCCAGGCCAAATACGGCGATCACGATAAGGAACTACACTCTTCCGGTTACCTGGCCAACGACCGCCTTCTTCCGCAACG AGTCATGTATCAGCACAATCTGACACGGAAGCAGTGGAATATGCGCATCTTTACCTGGCATGCGGAACACGGAGGAATGCTCAG GGAGGATGCCATGATGGAATATCTGAAAGTGGCTCAAGATCTGGAAATGTACGGTGTCAATTATTTCGAGATCAAGAACAAGAAGGGCACTCAGCTCTGGCTCGGCGTTGACGCTCTCGGACTCAACATCTACGAAAAAGATGACAA ATTGACTCCGAAGATTGGGTTCCCTTGGTCAGAAATCCGCAACATTTCTTTCAACGATCGTAAATTTGTGATCAAACCAATCGACAAGAAAGCTCCGGATTTCGTCTTTTTCGCGCCTTGCTCGCGCATCAACAAGCGAATCTTGGCCCTGTGCATGGGCAACCACGAGCTCTACATGCGCCGACGTAAGCCGGACACGATTGAAGTGCAGCAGATGAAGGCCCAGGCCCAGGAAGAGCGCCGATCCAAGATGAAGGAGCGCCGATCCAAGATGAAGGAGCGCGAGAAGTTGCAGCGAGAGATTCAGGCTCGTGAAATGGCTGAGCGCAAGCAGCAAGAATACGCCGACCGGCTCAAGTCGATGCAGGAAGAGGTGGAGTGCCGGCAGCGCAAGTTGCTGGAAGCCCAGGAGACGATCCGTCGCCTCGAGGGGCAACTCCGTCAGTTGCTGAAGGCCAAGGAAGAGCTTGAAGTGTCGCAGAAGGAGCTGCACAACATGATGAAGCGGCTCAATGAGGCCAAGGAGATGGTCGAGAAGATTAAGCTGGAAGAAGAGATCTGCGCCAAACAGGTCGAGGTCCAGCGCATCGCCGAGGAGGTTCAACACAAGGACGACGAGACTCGTCGTCTCCAGGAAGAAGTGGAAGAGGCTCGAAGGAGGCAAGAAGAGGCTGCAGCGGCCCTTATTGCCGCCACGACTACCTCACAGCATCAACACGTCAACGAAGGCGATCAC gaCGAAGGGGAGGATGAGGATGAAGATACACCCAACGGTGACATCAGCGCGGGCAATGATTTGATATCGGAGAGCGACATCAACTCGATCCGCGATCCAGTTGAAGACCGCCTCACTTTGGCCGAGAAGAACGAACGTCTCCAGAATCAATTGAAG ATGTTGAAGAAGGATTTGGCCGGCACCAAGGACGAGACCAAAGAGACGGCCATGGATAGGTTGCATAAAGAGAATGTCAAGCAGGGTCGCGACAAGTACAAGACGCTACGGGAGATCCGCAAAGGCAACACCAAACGGCGTGTCGATcagtttgatttcatttga